In one Acidobacteriota bacterium genomic region, the following are encoded:
- a CDS encoding serine/threonine-protein kinase — MPEETSPERYQLREPLGAGGMGEVYRAWDSVLQRDVAVKLLRAGMPEDSHGRARLLREARMAATLSHPSICVVHDVGESNGRPFVTMELLPGETLRRRLRREKGLPFADAARIGRQVAAALSAAHERGIVHRDIKPENIMLLPDGRVKVLDFGLAKPMGDSQGAVSTSGESPSNVSQISTRLHEETLGIAETSLTAPGAIVGTSHYLSPEQIQARPADSRSDVFAFGVVLYEMLAGKHPFTGRTYPELIASILKDDPPSAAAIRPGTPAALNAVVLRCLKKDPQERFADGAELTKTLDQIPLPDARRRTLPWALTAALLVAVGLAAAAGWQMMKTTAALKGAKGRGAALPTLKRLTFDGSSSFPYFSPDGTMLAFASAAGVDWQAMIMPIGGGTPRQLTNFKDGFVPMGWGAKGDTLLGLRGSGAWDTPLWELPISGGEPRVLLEKGIFPDFAPDRRHLAYSTSRNAQSAGDIRIRDMETGEERVIYAFKVGEEACWCPRWSPDGDWLMYKCLAKGPFTNNYNLYRVRPDGSERTQIPLPSGLRPNLYYQWAADGQSILTGAYRDLRLSLFLIPAFGQGDLRRLTVDYTGDDSPTMDRAGRRIVFRRSTTTKDLLEVGVDGVSRHQVFSTQAEAGTPAFDPDGTGIFFTHIVNGVGIINWLPLPISGHGSTPLTDESSLSCLWPVPLGGGVVAFACKQVSPSPQEAANAVQEARTIWIADRSGGSPTPLFTDEGSDGIVLVTASPSGRHILYDSATREGHALRLYDRATNQSRDLLRPKRGESYKVAAWTRSEDVLRMIHRTWAVDGRVEAERPDRIEEISISTGRVSTLGEIPDGAKSSILSRGGEFVAYATGDPRQIWLRSVEGSRPPRKVAEMADNEDVGMLALSPDARTVVITRIISTSDLYLLENF, encoded by the coding sequence ATGCCGGAAGAGACTTCCCCGGAGCGCTACCAGCTTCGAGAGCCGCTCGGCGCGGGCGGCATGGGTGAGGTCTATCGCGCCTGGGACTCGGTTCTTCAGCGCGACGTAGCAGTCAAGCTGCTGAGGGCTGGGATGCCGGAGGACAGCCACGGCCGTGCGCGCCTCCTCCGCGAGGCGCGCATGGCGGCGACGCTCTCCCACCCGAGCATCTGCGTCGTGCACGACGTGGGCGAGTCGAATGGGCGTCCGTTCGTCACGATGGAACTTCTCCCCGGCGAGACGCTGAGGCGGCGACTCAGGCGCGAGAAGGGTCTGCCCTTCGCCGACGCGGCCCGCATCGGACGGCAGGTCGCGGCCGCCCTTTCGGCGGCGCACGAGCGCGGGATCGTCCACCGCGACATCAAGCCCGAGAACATCATGCTCCTGCCCGACGGTCGCGTGAAGGTGCTCGACTTCGGCCTGGCGAAGCCCATGGGAGACTCGCAGGGTGCGGTCTCCACCTCCGGCGAGAGCCCCTCGAACGTGTCGCAGATCTCCACCCGGCTGCATGAGGAGACCCTGGGGATCGCGGAGACCTCTCTCACGGCTCCCGGTGCGATCGTGGGGACGTCCCACTACCTCTCACCGGAACAGATCCAAGCCCGCCCCGCCGACTCCCGATCGGATGTCTTCGCGTTCGGAGTCGTCCTCTACGAGATGCTCGCGGGCAAGCATCCCTTCACGGGCCGCACGTACCCCGAGCTGATCGCCTCGATCCTCAAGGACGATCCACCCTCCGCGGCGGCGATCCGGCCCGGCACGCCGGCCGCCCTCAACGCCGTCGTCCTCCGCTGTCTGAAGAAAGACCCTCAGGAACGATTCGCGGACGGCGCCGAGCTGACGAAGACGCTCGATCAGATTCCTCTGCCCGATGCGCGGCGTCGCACGTTGCCTTGGGCCCTGACTGCCGCCCTTCTCGTGGCCGTCGGGCTCGCGGCGGCGGCGGGCTGGCAGATGATGAAGACCACGGCCGCGCTGAAGGGGGCGAAGGGTCGGGGGGCCGCGCTGCCGACGTTGAAGCGCCTGACGTTCGACGGAAGCTCGTCTTTTCCTTACTTCTCCCCCGACGGCACGATGCTCGCGTTCGCCTCCGCGGCCGGGGTCGATTGGCAGGCGATGATCATGCCGATCGGCGGCGGCACGCCTCGCCAGCTCACGAACTTCAAGGACGGGTTCGTGCCCATGGGGTGGGGCGCTAAAGGAGACACGCTCCTGGGCTTGCGAGGGAGCGGCGCCTGGGACACGCCGCTGTGGGAACTTCCAATCTCCGGCGGAGAGCCGCGCGTTCTCCTCGAGAAAGGCATCTTTCCCGACTTTGCTCCGGACAGAAGGCACCTCGCCTACTCCACGTCGCGCAATGCGCAATCAGCCGGGGACATCCGCATCCGTGACATGGAGACGGGCGAAGAGCGGGTGATTTACGCCTTCAAGGTTGGGGAGGAGGCTTGCTGGTGCCCCAGATGGTCGCCGGACGGGGACTGGCTCATGTACAAGTGTCTCGCGAAGGGTCCATTCACCAACAACTACAATCTCTACAGGGTCCGGCCCGACGGAAGCGAGCGCACGCAGATCCCCTTGCCCTCCGGCCTGAGGCCGAATCTCTACTATCAATGGGCCGCTGACGGACAATCGATTCTCACAGGCGCGTACAGGGATCTCCGTCTGAGCCTCTTCCTGATCCCGGCTTTCGGTCAGGGCGATCTACGGCGCCTCACCGTCGACTACACGGGCGACGATTCGCCGACGATGGATCGAGCGGGCAGGCGCATCGTGTTCAGGAGATCGACGACCACGAAGGACCTTCTCGAGGTCGGAGTGGACGGCGTTTCCCGCCATCAAGTCTTTTCAACGCAGGCCGAGGCGGGCACACCTGCATTCGATCCCGATGGAACGGGGATCTTCTTCACGCACATCGTCAACGGGGTCGGAATCATCAACTGGCTTCCCCTTCCGATTTCGGGTCACGGGTCGACTCCTCTCACGGACGAAAGCTCGCTCTCATGCCTGTGGCCCGTCCCGCTCGGCGGCGGAGTCGTCGCCTTCGCGTGCAAGCAGGTGTCTCCATCGCCGCAGGAGGCGGCGAACGCGGTCCAGGAGGCGCGCACGATCTGGATCGCGGACCGCTCGGGCGGCTCGCCCACGCCTCTCTTCACCGATGAAGGCAGCGACGGAATCGTTCTTGTGACGGCCTCCCCTTCCGGCCGACACATCCTGTACGACTCGGCGACCAGGGAAGGCCACGCCCTGCGCCTCTACGACCGGGCCACGAACCAGAGTCGCGATCTTCTCCGGCCGAAACGCGGCGAGTCGTACAAAGTCGCGGCATGGACCCGAAGCGAGGATGTCCTCAGGATGATCCACCGCACATGGGCGGTTGACGGTCGGGTGGAGGCCGAGCGTCCCGATCGCATCGAAGAGATTTCGATTTCGACGGGCCGAGTCTCGACGCTCGGTGAAATACCCGACGGCGCCAAGTCGAGCATCCTGTCGCGCGGCGGGGAGTTCGTGGCGTACGCGACCGGGGATCCGCGACAGATCTGGCTCAGATCCGTCGAGGGCTCGCGGCCGCCGCGCAAGGTCGCCGAGATGGCCGACAACGAGGACGTGGGCATGCTGGCGCTGTCACCCGACGCCAGGACGGTGGTCATCACGCGCATCATCTCCACGTCGGATCTCTACCTCCTCGAGAACTTCTAG
- a CDS encoding outer membrane lipoprotein carrier protein LolA translates to MRCPLNKSGNARVSDRHALLSAGTLAVVAAAVLGAIFAQEPLAPAPVPMEPELAAAIQRFDGAQDRIQRISAHFKEVKTIALLKEPVIQTGEFYHTKPDKFLWEYKTPTEKVLVLDARGVMAYYPHEKRAEEIKTRFGKRIVKYLGLGSVLEDLAGEYEMSLSHDNRIAATDLLVLKPKGRRIQKRLAEIRIWLDREVNQPRAIEYVEADGDRTHLDFDQIMINPEIAVSKYEIKLPDDVTVTNTLTGFFGGGSSR, encoded by the coding sequence TTGAGGTGCCCTCTGAACAAGTCGGGTAACGCACGGGTCTCTGACCGCCACGCCCTGCTGTCCGCCGGGACCCTCGCCGTCGTCGCCGCAGCGGTCCTCGGGGCGATCTTCGCCCAGGAGCCTCTCGCTCCCGCGCCCGTTCCCATGGAGCCGGAGCTGGCGGCGGCCATCCAGCGGTTCGACGGCGCCCAGGACAGGATCCAGAGGATCTCGGCGCACTTCAAGGAAGTGAAGACGATCGCCCTCCTCAAGGAGCCGGTGATCCAGACGGGCGAGTTCTACCACACCAAGCCCGACAAGTTCCTCTGGGAGTACAAGACCCCGACCGAGAAGGTCCTCGTCCTCGACGCCCGCGGCGTCATGGCGTACTACCCGCACGAGAAGCGCGCCGAGGAGATCAAGACGCGGTTCGGCAAGCGGATCGTGAAGTACCTCGGACTCGGATCGGTCCTCGAGGATCTGGCCGGCGAGTACGAGATGTCGCTCTCCCACGACAACAGGATCGCGGCGACCGACCTCCTGGTCCTCAAGCCGAAGGGGCGCCGCATCCAGAAGCGCCTCGCCGAGATTCGGATCTGGCTCGATCGGGAGGTGAACCAGCCGCGCGCCATCGAGTACGTGGAGGCCGACGGCGACCGGACGCACCTCGACTTCGATCAGATCATGATCAATCCCGAGATCGCCGTCTCGAAGTACGAGATCAAGCTGCCGGACGACGTCACCGTCACCAACACGCTGACGGGATTCTTCGGCGGAGGCAGCAGCCGCTAG
- a CDS encoding histone deacetylase — translation MRSVGYVSDPRYLEHLTGPRHPERPQRLEAIASRVAASGLAKDLTPLTAEPAPTEAIAAVHDADYVARVKRTCEQGSPILDSMDTGVSERSYEIARLAAGAGIAAADAVASGACSAAFAAVRPPGHHALRDTAMGFCLFNSAAIVARHFQRRHGRAKIFIIDWDVHHGNGTQALFYDDPSVFYFSIHQWPFYPGTGSERETGRGAGEGFTLNAPIPAGCGDDRYREIFDGRVVPAIERFAPDAIVISAGFDAHRDDPLGGMKVTEGGFADLTRTVMAATAGLPARPGIVSLLEGGYDLDALAASVESHLGTLVRG, via the coding sequence ATGCGCTCCGTCGGGTACGTCAGCGACCCGCGGTACCTCGAACACCTCACCGGCCCCAGGCATCCCGAGCGCCCCCAGCGCCTCGAGGCGATCGCCTCGCGCGTCGCCGCCTCCGGTCTCGCGAAGGATCTCACCCCTCTCACGGCGGAGCCGGCTCCGACGGAGGCGATCGCCGCGGTCCACGACGCCGACTACGTGGCGCGCGTGAAGCGGACGTGCGAGCAGGGGAGCCCTATCCTCGACTCGATGGACACGGGGGTGTCAGAACGGTCGTACGAGATCGCCCGTCTCGCGGCCGGGGCGGGGATCGCCGCGGCGGATGCCGTCGCGTCGGGAGCTTGCTCGGCCGCGTTCGCGGCGGTGCGCCCCCCGGGACACCACGCCCTGCGCGACACCGCGATGGGATTCTGCCTCTTCAACAGCGCGGCGATCGTCGCGCGGCACTTCCAGAGACGGCACGGCCGCGCGAAGATCTTCATCATCGACTGGGACGTCCACCACGGGAACGGGACCCAGGCCCTCTTCTACGACGACCCGAGCGTCTTCTACTTCAGCATCCACCAGTGGCCGTTCTACCCCGGAACCGGCTCCGAGCGCGAGACGGGGCGCGGCGCGGGGGAGGGGTTCACGCTCAACGCGCCGATTCCCGCGGGCTGCGGCGACGACCGGTACCGCGAGATCTTCGACGGCCGCGTCGTTCCGGCGATCGAGCGCTTCGCGCCGGACGCGATCGTGATCTCCGCCGGCTTCGACGCGCACCGGGACGATCCGCTGGGAGGGATGAAGGTGACGGAGGGAGGTTTCGCGGATCTGACGCGCACGGTGATGGCCGCGACCGCCGGGCTGCCGGCGCGCCCCGGCATCGTCTCGCTCCTCGAGGGGGGGTACGACCTCGACGCTCTCGCCGCCTCCGTCGAGTCGCACCTCGGGACGCTCGTGAGGGGCTGA
- a CDS encoding FG-GAP repeat protein, with protein sequence MTRPFRLRIVLALSLAGCFVPIIVTPARAADCTPRYQVTGTVPNQGFGSAVATIGDVNGDGFPDFAVGAPAANPVPLQSPAVYVLSGRDGTLLYKEPGPVGSEFGSAIAALGDINGDGVPDFLVGATESVGPGGGCIFAISGANGGVIYDVVGQQSGAQLGSAIVGLGDIDGDGIPDFAAGAPHAAGMQPDSGAVFVFSGATGDLATPHLFGQLAGDRFGTSVAFIRGTIDPGPPNTPALLVGAPGVDVTNAATTFNNAGAVYEIVLPTGSPTRKLTGNFTEDHFGASVAALGDIDGDGLADLAAGAPNALFAPGQHGGEVRVFSGATASEIFVHHTTIQGDSFGAATGGTKDVTGDVVPDLIVGAPGEPASGLPGSLSVFSNGSGLELCRVAGQTPGEGFGIAFDSIGDLDGDGFPEWAAGAPAFSVGPVAPLGRVSVFGVAPGPPPGHPSFLEIDQSNPFPFTVNLRWGPVPPTCAGGDYAVYMGRYFRMGQGLTNHLPDTCTTGGATQVSIPEPANFLPGTALYFIVTAQTQSEEGSYGQGTLGNEHPPSSRPCHVFLNTGTCQ encoded by the coding sequence ATGACCCGCCCCTTCCGCCTCCGGATTGTCCTCGCGCTCTCCCTCGCAGGCTGTTTCGTTCCGATAATCGTCACCCCCGCGCGGGCGGCCGACTGCACGCCGCGCTACCAGGTGACGGGCACCGTCCCGAACCAGGGGTTTGGATCCGCCGTCGCCACGATCGGCGACGTGAACGGCGACGGCTTCCCGGACTTCGCCGTCGGAGCGCCGGCGGCCAATCCGGTGCCCTTACAGTCTCCTGCCGTCTACGTCTTATCGGGCCGGGACGGAACCCTCCTGTACAAGGAGCCCGGGCCGGTCGGGAGCGAGTTCGGCTCGGCGATCGCGGCCCTCGGCGACATCAACGGCGACGGTGTGCCCGATTTTCTCGTCGGGGCTACCGAATCGGTGGGGCCGGGCGGAGGGTGCATCTTCGCGATCTCCGGCGCGAACGGCGGCGTGATCTACGACGTCGTCGGCCAGCAGAGCGGGGCCCAGCTCGGCTCGGCCATCGTCGGGTTGGGCGATATTGACGGCGATGGGATCCCCGATTTCGCCGCCGGCGCGCCTCATGCGGCGGGGATGCAGCCCGATTCAGGAGCGGTCTTCGTCTTCTCGGGAGCGACGGGCGACCTCGCAACGCCCCATTTGTTTGGGCAGTTGGCGGGGGATCGTTTCGGCACCTCGGTCGCCTTCATCCGAGGCACGATCGACCCGGGCCCCCCTAATACGCCGGCCCTCCTCGTCGGCGCGCCCGGCGTGGATGTGACGAACGCCGCGACGACCTTCAACAACGCGGGGGCGGTGTACGAGATCGTCCTGCCCACCGGGTCGCCTACGAGGAAACTGACGGGCAACTTCACCGAAGATCACTTCGGCGCCTCGGTAGCGGCGCTCGGGGACATCGACGGCGACGGTCTCGCCGATTTAGCCGCGGGCGCGCCGAACGCGCTCTTCGCCCCCGGCCAGCACGGCGGCGAGGTGCGCGTCTTCTCAGGGGCGACGGCCTCCGAGATCTTCGTCCACCACACCACGATCCAGGGCGACTCCTTCGGCGCCGCGACGGGGGGCACGAAGGATGTCACGGGAGACGTCGTCCCCGACCTCATCGTCGGCGCGCCGGGAGAGCCGGCGAGCGGACTTCCGGGATCGCTGTCGGTCTTCTCGAACGGGAGCGGCCTCGAGCTGTGCCGCGTCGCGGGGCAGACGCCGGGAGAGGGATTCGGGATCGCCTTCGATTCAATCGGCGATCTTGACGGCGATGGTTTCCCCGAGTGGGCTGCCGGAGCGCCGGCTTTTTCCGTGGGCCCCGTGGCGCCTCTCGGCCGTGTCAGTGTGTTCGGCGTCGCGCCGGGGCCGCCTCCGGGGCATCCCTCATTCCTCGAGATCGACCAGTCCAATCCCTTCCCGTTCACCGTCAACCTCCGATGGGGCCCCGTCCCCCCGACGTGCGCCGGGGGCGACTACGCCGTTTACATGGGGCGGTACTTCCGGATGGGGCAGGGGCTCACGAATCATCTCCCCGACACCTGCACGACCGGCGGCGCGACCCAGGTCTCGATTCCCGAGCCGGCCAATTTCCTGCCCGGCACGGCCCTCTACTTCATCGTCACGGCGCAGACGCAGAGCGAGGAAGGGTCGTACGGTCAGGGGACGCTCGGCAACGAACACCCGCCGTCGAGCCGGCCGTGCCACGTGTTCCTGAACACGGGGACGTGCCAGTAG
- the groL gene encoding chaperonin GroEL (60 kDa chaperone family; promotes refolding of misfolded polypeptides especially under stressful conditions; forms two stacked rings of heptamers to form a barrel-shaped 14mer; ends can be capped by GroES; misfolded proteins enter the barrel where they are refolded when GroES binds) codes for MPAKNIVYAEDCRQAVLRGVNKLADAVKVTLGPKGRNVLLEKKFGSPTSTKDGVTVAKEIELEDPKENMGAQIVREVASKTSDVAGDGTTTATVLAQAILREGIKSVTAGANPMDLKKGIEQAVTCVTEEIKKLSKNVTGKAIAQVGRISANNDETIGTIIAQAMEKVGKDGVITVEEARSMETTLDVVEGMQFDRGYLSPYFVTDAERMECVLEDAYILIHEKKISNMKDLLPVLEQIARLGKPLLIVAEDVEGEALATLVVNKLRGTLHVAAVKAPGFGDRRKAMLDDIAVLTAGKCLTEDLGIKLENIKVEDLGRAKKITIDKDNTTIVEGKGKSADIEGRVKQIRMQIEETTSDYDREKLQERLAKMVGGVAIIKVGAATETEMKEKKARVEDAMHATKAAVEEGIVPGGGIAYLRAIPAVDKLKGGNDDIQTGINIVKRALEEPLRQIANNAGYEGSVVVNEAKGRKKTEGFDAYEMKWVDMFEAGIIDPTKVTRTALVNASSIAGLMLTTEALIHELPEDEKKMPQMPHGGGGGMY; via the coding sequence ATGCCAGCCAAGAACATTGTGTACGCCGAGGATTGCCGGCAGGCCGTCCTCCGCGGCGTCAACAAGCTCGCCGACGCCGTCAAGGTGACGCTCGGCCCCAAGGGCCGCAACGTCCTCCTCGAGAAGAAGTTCGGATCGCCGACCAGCACCAAGGACGGCGTGACGGTCGCCAAGGAGATCGAGCTCGAGGACCCGAAGGAGAACATGGGCGCGCAGATCGTCCGTGAGGTCGCGAGCAAGACGAGCGACGTCGCCGGCGACGGCACCACCACCGCCACCGTTCTCGCCCAGGCGATCCTCCGCGAGGGGATCAAGTCCGTGACCGCGGGCGCCAACCCGATGGACCTCAAGAAGGGGATCGAGCAGGCCGTCACGTGCGTGACCGAGGAGATCAAGAAGCTCTCCAAGAACGTCACCGGCAAGGCGATCGCGCAGGTCGGCCGCATCTCCGCCAACAACGACGAGACGATCGGCACCATCATCGCGCAGGCGATGGAGAAGGTCGGCAAGGACGGCGTCATCACGGTGGAAGAGGCGCGCTCCATGGAGACGACGCTCGACGTCGTCGAGGGGATGCAGTTCGATCGCGGCTACCTCTCCCCCTACTTCGTGACCGATGCCGAGAGGATGGAGTGCGTTCTCGAGGACGCGTACATCCTGATCCACGAGAAGAAGATCTCGAACATGAAGGATCTCCTCCCCGTGCTCGAGCAGATCGCCCGTCTCGGCAAGCCGCTCCTGATCGTCGCCGAGGACGTCGAGGGCGAGGCCCTCGCGACGCTGGTCGTCAACAAGCTCCGCGGCACGCTCCACGTCGCGGCCGTGAAGGCGCCGGGCTTCGGTGATCGCCGCAAGGCGATGCTCGACGACATCGCGGTCCTGACCGCGGGCAAGTGCCTGACCGAGGATCTCGGCATCAAGCTCGAGAACATCAAGGTCGAGGACCTGGGCCGCGCCAAGAAGATCACGATCGACAAGGACAACACCACGATCGTCGAGGGCAAGGGCAAGTCGGCCGACATCGAGGGTCGCGTCAAGCAGATCCGCATGCAGATCGAGGAGACGACCTCCGACTACGATCGCGAGAAGCTCCAGGAGAGGCTCGCCAAGATGGTCGGCGGCGTCGCGATCATCAAGGTCGGCGCGGCGACCGAGACCGAGATGAAGGAGAAGAAGGCGCGCGTCGAGGATGCGATGCACGCGACCAAGGCGGCTGTCGAGGAGGGGATCGTCCCCGGCGGCGGCATCGCCTACCTTCGCGCCATCCCGGCCGTCGACAAGCTCAAGGGCGGCAACGACGACATCCAGACGGGCATCAACATCGTGAAGCGCGCTCTCGAGGAGCCGCTCCGGCAGATCGCGAACAACGCCGGCTACGAGGGCTCCGTCGTCGTCAACGAGGCCAAGGGTCGCAAGAAGACCGAGGGCTTCGACGCCTACGAAATGAAGTGGGTGGACATGTTCGAGGCCGGCATCATCGACCCGACCAAGGTCACCCGCACCGCTCTCGTCAATGCGTCGTCCATCGCGGGCCTCATGCTCACGACCGAGGCGCTCATCCACGAGCTCCCCGAGGACGAGAAGAAGATGCCGCAGATGCCGCACGGCGGCGGCGGTGGGATGTACTGA
- the groES gene encoding co-chaperone GroES, with protein MKVKPLYDRVLIKRLEASEKVKGGIIIPDTAKEKPMEGKVVAVGSGKLDDNGKRVPMEVKVGSKILFGKYAGTEIKIDDEEHIILREDEILGIIE; from the coding sequence ATGAAGGTGAAGCCACTCTACGACCGCGTCCTCATCAAGCGGCTCGAGGCGAGTGAGAAGGTCAAGGGCGGGATCATCATCCCCGACACCGCGAAAGAAAAGCCGATGGAGGGGAAGGTCGTCGCCGTGGGCTCAGGCAAGCTCGACGACAACGGCAAGCGCGTCCCGATGGAAGTGAAGGTCGGCTCGAAGATCCTCTTCGGGAAGTACGCCGGCACCGAGATCAAGATCGACGACGAAGAGCACATCATCCTGCGCGAGGACGAAATCCTCGGCATCATCGAGTAA